The following proteins come from a genomic window of Miscanthus floridulus cultivar M001 chromosome 2, ASM1932011v1, whole genome shotgun sequence:
- the LOC136533440 gene encoding ankyrin repeat-containing protein ITN1-like encodes MAADSGKGMADLEIGPASPGSEGAPSPASSVGASGERPDQSPPRLAKRPGLVMSFSGKRLDQSPAGSPSQSRPVLVMSHSSNRLDQSPARPVLVMSRSSNRLDQSSPASSPAPVRGPVLVMSGSSNRLDSSSPSPSPTAAAAAAPVLVLSNSGKRMDQAGRKKYVKQVTGRHNDTELHLAAQRGDLEAVRQIIAEIDAQMTGTGEEFDSEVAEIRAAIVNEANEMEATALLIAAEKGFLDIVVELLKHSDKDSLTRKTKSGFDALHVAAREGHRDIVEVLLDHDPSLGKTFGQSNVTPLITAAIRGHTAVVNLLLERVSGLVELSKANGKNALHFAARQGHVEIVQALLDADTQLARRTDKKGQTALHMAVKGTSPEVVQALVNADPAIVMLPDRNGNLALHVATRKKRSEIVNVLLLLPDMNVNALTRDRKTAFDIAEGLPLSEESQEIKECLSRAGAVRANDLNQPRDELRKTVTEIKKDVHTQLEQARKTNKNVYGIAKELRKLHREGINNATNSVTVVAVLFATVAFAAIFTVPGGNTNDGVAIAVHAAAFKVFFIFNAIALFTSLAVVVVQITLVRGETKAERRVIEIINKLMWLASVCTTVAFISSSYIVVGRHFKWAALLVTLIGGVIMAGVLGTMTYYVVKSKRTRKIRKRVKSTRRSGSNSWQHNSEFSDSEIDRIYAI; translated from the exons atggccgccgattCCGGCAAAG GGATGGCCGACCTGGAGATCGGGCCGGCGTCGCCGGGCTCGGAGGGGGCGCCGTCGCCGGCGTCGAGCGTGGGCGCCTCCGGGGAGCGGCCCGACCAGTCGCCGCCGCGGTTGGCCAAGCGCCCAGGCCTCGTCATGTCCTTCTCGGGGAAGCGGCTGGACCAGTCGCCGGCCGGGTCGCCGTCGCAGTCGCGCCCGGTGCTGGTCATGTCCCACTCCAGCAACCGCCTCGACCAGTCGCCCGCGCGCCCGGTGCTCGTCATGTCCCGCTCCAGCAACCGGCTGGACCAATCCTCCCCGGCGTCATCGCCGGCGCCCGTGAGGGGGCCCGTGCTGGTCATGTCCGGCTCCAGCAATCGGCTGGACagctcgtcgccgtcgccgtcgccgacggccgccgccgccgccgcgcccgtgcTAGTGCTCTCCAACTCCGGGAAGCGGATGGACCAGGCGGGGCGGAAGAAGTACGTCAAGCAGGTGACGGGCCGCCACAACGACACGGAGCTCCACCTCGCCGCGCAGCGCGGGGACCTCGAGGCCGTGCGCCAGATCATCGCCGAGATCGACGCGCAGATGACCGGCACCGGCGAGGAGTTCGACAGCGAGGTCGCCGAGATCCGCGCCGCGATAGTGAACGAGGCCAACGAGATGGAGGCCACCGCGTTGCTCATCGCCGCCGAGAAGGGGTTTCTTGACATCGTCGTCGAGCTGCTCAAGCACTCCGACAAGGACAGCCTCACCAGGAAGACCAAGTCCGGATTCGATGCTCTGCACGTCGCTGCAAGAGAGGGCCACAGAG ATATTGTCGAGGTACTTCTGGATCATGATCCATCCCTTGGGAAAACGTTTGGCCAATCGAATGTGACTCCTCTCATAACTGCGGCGATTAGAGGCCACACTGCGGTGGTGAACCTGCTGCTGGAGCGAGTTTCTGGGTTGGTTGAGTTATCGAAAGCAAATGGAAAGAATGCCTTGCACTTTGCTGCTCGGCAGGGGCATGTGGAAATCGTGCAGGCTTTGCTAGATGCTGATACCCAGCTTGCTCGGAGGACTGATAAGAAAGGTCAGACTGCTCTACACATGGCAGTAAAAGGAACTAGCCCTGAAGTTGTTCAAGCTCTTGTGAATGCCGATCCGGCAATAGTCATGCTACCTGACAGAAATGGCAACTTAGCTTTGCATGTTGCAACCAGAAAGAAAAGATCAGAG ATTGTAAATGTGCTTCTGCTTCTTCCAGATATGAACGTGAATGCATTGACTAGGGATCGGAAGACTGCATTCGACATAGCCGAGGGCCTTCCACTGTCAGAGGAGTCTCAAGAAATAAAGGAGTGTTTATCCCGTGCTGGTGCAGTCAGAGCAAATGATCTGAATCAGCCTCGGGATGAGCTCAGAAAAACAGTGACAGAGATAAAAAAGGATGTGCATACTCAGCTTGAGCAGGCcagaaaaacaaacaaaaatgTCTATGGTATCGCAAAGGAGTTAAGGAAACTCCACAGGGAAGGCATCAACAATGCAACAAATTCGGTCACTGTTGTGGCGGTGCTCTTTGCCACAGTGGCATTTGCTGCAATCTTTACAGTGCCTGGCGGTAACACCAACGATGGTGTAGCAATAGCTGTGCATGCAGCAGCCTTCAaggtcttcttcatcttcaacgCCATTGCCCTTTTCACATCTTTAGCAGTAGTGGTGGTCCAGATAACACTGGTTAGGGGTGAGACCAAAGCAGAGAGGCGTGTGATCGAGATCATCAACAAGCTGATGTGGCTGGCTTCAGTGTGCACGACAGTTGCGTTCATATCCTCCTCGTACATCGTAGTGGGGCGGCACTTCAAGTGGGCGGCGCTTCTGGTGACCCTGATAGGTGGGGTGATCATGGCCGGTGTGCTTGGTACAATGACATATTACGTGGTGAAGTCCAAGCGCACACGTAAAATCAGGAAGAGGGTGAAGTCGACAAGGAGGAGCGGCTCAAACTCATGGCAGCACAATTCGGAGTTCTCGGATTCAGAGATCGACCGTATTTACGCCATATGA